The following proteins are co-located in the Manihot esculenta cultivar AM560-2 chromosome 7, M.esculenta_v8, whole genome shotgun sequence genome:
- the LOC110618732 gene encoding gamma-glutamyl peptidase 5: MGGKKFAVLHCAEDSEYVKKKYGGYFGVFVRMLGEEGETWDVYKVACGEFPDDDDEIKSFDGFVITGSCSDAHGNDVWIRKLLNLLNKLVSMKKKILGICFGHQILARSLGGRTGRAISGWDIGVTAIHFPSSTKLFSSVKVPASLSVIECHRDEVRELPPEAEVIAWSDKTGIEMFMYEDHIMGIQGHPEYNKDILSHLVDRLLQRNLIVESFADEIKANLDVQEPDREAWRKLCTNFLKGRLPL; the protein is encoded by the exons ATGGGTGGAAAGAAATTTGCTGTCCTTCACTGTGCAGAAGATTCTGAGTATGTGAAGAAGAAGTATGGAGGGTATTTTGGGGTGTTTGTGAGAATGCTGGGGGAGGAAGGAGAAACATGGGATGTTTACAAAGTAGCTTGTGGAGAGTTtcctgatgatgatgatgagatTAAATCATTTGATGGATTTGTCATCACTGGAAGCTGCAGTGATGCTCATGGAAATGATGTTTGGATCAGAAAGTTATTGAATCTGTTGAATAAGTTGGTTTCCATGAAGAAGAAAATCCTGGGAATTTGCTTTGGACACCAg ATACTGGCGCGTTCACTGGGAGGGAGAACTGGCCGTGCCATCTCTGGATGGGATATAGGAGTCACAGCCATTCATTTCCCATCATCAACAAAACTCTTCTCATCAGTGAAAGTGCCTGCCTCGCTATCTGTGATCGAATGCCACAGGGACGAG GTCCGAGAACTCCCACCAGAAGCAGAGGTGATTGCATGGTCTGATAAGACTGGGATTGAGATGTTCATGTATGAAGATCACATCATGGGAATCCAGGGTCATCCCGAGTACAACAAAGACATCCTCTCTCATTTGGTTGATCGACTCCTTCAACGTAATCTTATTGTG GAATCATTTGCTGATGAGATCAAGGCAAATTTAGATGTACAAGAGCCAGACAGGGAGGCATGGAGGAAGCTGTGCACCAATTTCCTCAAGGGAAGATTACCATTATAA
- the LOC110618552 gene encoding coiled-coil-helix-coiled-coil-helix domain-containing protein 10, mitochondrial: MPRSGGRPAPRRAARPAARPAPARSPPPQPVNHAPPPAPAQSGGGGSLLGGIGSTIAQGMAFGTGSAVAHRAVDAVMGPRTIQHETVVTEAAAAVPAPTASSMGGDACSIHSKAFQDCVNNFGSDISKCQFYMDMLAECRKNSGSALSV; encoded by the exons ATGCCTCGTTCCGGAG GAAGACCTGCTCCTCGTCGTGCTGCTCGCCCTGCTGCTCGCCCTGCACCAGCACGCAGTCCACCACCTCAGCCAG TTAACCATGCTCCTCCTCCAGCTCCTGCCCAAAGTGGCGGTGGTGGATCATTGCTTGGAGGCATTGGTTCAACCATAGCTCAAG GTATGGCTTTTGGAACTGGAAGTGCTGTGGCACACAGAGCTGTTGATGCTGTGATGGGTCCTCGTACAATTCAACATGAAACTGTTGTCACTGAGGCGGCTGCTGCTGTCCCAGCACCCACAGCTAGCAGTATGGGGGGTGATGCATGCAGTATCCACTCTAAAGCATTCCAAGAT TGTGTGAACAACTTTGGAAGCGACATTAGCAAGTGTCAGTTCTACATGGATATGCTGGCCGAGTGCAGGAAGAACTCAGGCTCTGCATTGAGTGTCTAA